The sequence TAGCCGCGCGCAGCGATCGCGACCAGCACGTCGACATTGACGGCCTCGTCGTCGGCCAGCAGGGCATCGATCCACTCCGCCGCCGCAGGCCGTGGGCTGGCGCCGGCGGCCCGCAGGCAGGCGCACAGCGTCTCCAGATCCCCCAGGTCACGTGCAGCCTGGCCACGTGCGATCAGGGCGGAGAGCAGCTCGGTCTCGTATTCCTCCGGCAGTGGGGCGGCCAGCTGGGAATGGGCGGGCGGTGCCTGCTCCAGACACAGCGCGATGGCGCGCAGCGGTGTATCCGGCAGGTCAGCCAGACGCTGCACGAAGGCGGCCGCAAGCTCGCTGGACAGCTCGCCGCGCCGTGTCAGCACGTCGGCGATGCCCTGCAGACCGAGTGACGGCCAGTCATCCAGCGGTAGCTGGGCGGTGAGATACTGCTCGGAGAGCTCGTAGTACTGGCTGGCAGGGCGGTCGCAATCGAGGCTGGCGCGGGCGTGCAGCATGGCGCGCAGGCTGTCGTCCGGCGTGAAGGCCAGCGGATTGTCCTGCATCAGGTTGTCGATCTTGCCGGCCTCGGCCTGCTGGAGATCAGGCCGGCCGACGGTCAGTGCCGTCTGACCCAGCGTCGTGATCAAGCGCTCGAGGAAGGCGTCGCGTTGCGCGGGAGACAGACGACCTTCCTCATCCAGTGGCAGGGCCAGAAACCACACCAGCGGATCGTCGAGTCCGGCCGGACGGAACACGCATGCCAAGCGTGCCTGGCCCTTGAAGGGCTGCTCCCACGGCTGCTGTTCGGTCTCGAAGGCTTCCAGTTGCTCAAGGCTGAGCGGGGCCAGGGTGCGACCCAGGTGATAAAGGTGCAGCTCGGCGCCGGTGCGTGTGAAGAAGTTGCTCAAGGAAGAGAGAGGAGTCATGAGGCTCACCACGGCTGTGTCTCCGCCACGCCTTGGCGTGGTGGAGAACGGAAAAAGGAGTCTTGTCGAGCACCATTGCCAGGCGCGGCACGTGTCGTTGAGTGACAGCTGCCGGCGCGTGACATGTGCCTGAGCATGTCTGGAATGGCAGCGACTTTAGCGATTCACCGGCTGTCATGCCACCCGCTGGCGTGTGATGATGGCCAGAGGGAAGAGAGCGACCTATGTCTATTATGGCCGCTCTTTCGGCCCGTGATGGCTTGACAGATGACGCGGTACCTCAAGCGCCGCTGCGCGTTTTGCAGGTTGATGATTTTTTGATCAATTTTCGTCATCCCACGGCTGGCGCGGCTTGCAGCGTGACCAAGACGGGTTATCCACAGCATCGTCCACGGATGGCGTGAATAACTGTCATCCGCTTGTCGTCAGGCTGACATCCAGCGCTGCAGCTAGCCCAGACGGCATCACTGGCCCGCCAAGACAGGCGTGCTAGAATCGCGACCATTGACAGAATTGCTGTCTTATTCCTTATGGTTATGTACTTAAGGGATGAAATGATTGGGAATGCGGGTCAGCCCCGTTATCCTATACAACCAAATCACATATAAAAGGCTGTGCTTATACCTGTTCTGTCGCCTCGCTATCCATTACCCATGGGATATCGGCGCCAGTCCGGCGGTAAAGGCCCAGTCTTGCGATCCACGAGGAATCCCATGCGCCAATCACGTTCGCTCGCAGCTGTCTTCTCTTCTACCGCTCTCAAGGGCGCCGTGATGGCTGCCGCGCTGGGCGCGACCACTCTGGGCAGCCTGGCGGCACAGGCTGACACCCTCAAGGTCGGCATGTCGGGCGGCTATTTCCCGTTTACCTTCGTCAAGCAGGACAAGCTGCAGGGCTTTGAGGTGGATGTCCTCAACGCCGTCGGCGAGATCACCGGCGATGATGTCGAATTCGTGACCATGAGCTTCTCCGGCCTGATCGGCGCACTGGAAGCCGGCCGCATCGATACCGTGGCCAACCAGATCACCATCACCGACGCACGCAAGGCCAAGTTCGCCTTCACTCAGCCTTACGTCTACGACGGGGCTCAGGTGGTCAAGCGTCGCGGCAATGACGAGATCACCGGTGTCGAGTCCCTCAAGGGTCACAGCGTGGCGGTCAATCTGGGCTCCAACTACGAAG comes from bacterium Scap17 and encodes:
- a CDS encoding amino acid ABC transporter substrate-binding protein — translated: MRQSRSLAAVFSSTALKGAVMAAALGATTLGSLAAQADTLKVGMSGGYFPFTFVKQDKLQGFEVDVLNAVGEITGDDVEFVTMSFSGLIGALEAGRIDTVANQITITDARKAKFAFTQPYVYDGAQVVKRRGNDEITGVESLKGHSVAVNLGSNYEALMKELPYADQIDIKTYESNIEQDTALGRVDAFVMDRVSASQVIQKTPLPLELAGKPFSRLENALPFRKDAEGEAKRDQVDAALTELKENGRLAEISNKWFGNDITTP
- a CDS encoding DUF3549 family protein; translated protein: MTPLSSLSNFFTRTGAELHLYHLGRTLAPLSLEQLEAFETEQQPWEQPFKGQARLACVFRPAGLDDPLVWFLALPLDEEGRLSPAQRDAFLERLITTLGQTALTVGRPDLQQAEAGKIDNLMQDNPLAFTPDDSLRAMLHARASLDCDRPASQYYELSEQYLTAQLPLDDWPSLGLQGIADVLTRRGELSSELAAAFVQRLADLPDTPLRAIALCLEQAPPAHSQLAAPLPEEYETELLSALIARGQAARDLGDLETLCACLRAAGASPRPAAAEWIDALLADDEAVNVDVLVAIAARGYAHLEDAKRLPAFLTRLASCPQANFAALARDLALIPRLRLPVLMTLRNASADSPLGQALAALTRQADTGNPAPRH